A single window of Syntrophotalea acetylenica DNA harbors:
- the bioD gene encoding dethiobiotin synthase — MSVAEIPAPPGLFVTGTDTGVGKTLVGAALAYLLRQKGCHVGVFKPLESGVPDPSGLGDDGRLLAWAAAVGEEPDLIGAYRLREPLAPSLALRREGIRVDWRDLLRAIRQNRMKYDFHLVEGAGGLLVPLVERRLVADLAADLGLPLLIVARPGLGTVNHTLLTLEVAKARGLRVAGWIISGLTAGAGVAERHAAEEIARLTDAPCWGVLPRVDGTPQEKVVELAAHLDRMEILGKIGCGG; from the coding sequence ATGAGCGTTGCTGAGATACCGGCGCCACCCGGCTTGTTTGTAACCGGTACGGATACCGGCGTTGGCAAAACCCTTGTCGGTGCCGCCCTGGCTTATCTGCTGCGCCAGAAAGGCTGCCATGTCGGCGTATTCAAGCCGCTGGAAAGCGGTGTTCCCGATCCGTCCGGTCTGGGAGACGATGGGCGTCTGCTGGCCTGGGCGGCCGCTGTAGGCGAGGAACCCGACCTGATCGGTGCGTACCGGCTTCGTGAACCGCTGGCGCCGTCCCTGGCTCTGCGCCGCGAAGGGATACGGGTCGATTGGCGCGATCTGCTGCGCGCCATTCGCCAGAACCGGATGAAATACGATTTCCATCTGGTGGAGGGTGCCGGGGGGTTGCTGGTGCCGCTGGTCGAGAGGCGGCTGGTCGCGGATCTGGCGGCGGATCTGGGTCTGCCGCTGTTGATCGTGGCACGGCCCGGGCTGGGGACCGTCAACCACACGCTTTTGACCCTTGAAGTCGCCAAGGCAAGAGGGCTGCGGGTTGCCGGTTGGATTATCAGCGGTCTGACGGCTGGGGCCGGCGTTGCCGAGCGCCATGCCGCCGAGGAAATCGCACGGCTCACCGATGCCCCGTGCTGGGGCGTACTGCCCCGGGTTGATGGTACCCCGCAGGAAAAGGTTGTGGAACTTGCCGCTCATCTTGACCGCATGGAAATTTTGGGGAAGATCGGGTGCGGGGGGTAG
- the bioA gene encoding adenosylmethionine--8-amino-7-oxononanoate transaminase, producing the protein MTKGELLRLDRRHVWHPCTQEKDHELLPPIPIERGDGVYLIDLDGRRYIDGVSSWWVNLFGHNHPRLNRALQEQAGKIAHHIFAGFTHQPAVELASRLCALAPEGLNRVFFADNGSAAVEVALKMSFQFWQQSGRAEKVRFVSIHEAYHGETVGALSVGGCDLYREIYRPILLDTFQAQGPDCFRCPYGKHRDHCEAECFEHLERLVTERRHEIAAVIIEPLIQGAAGMRIYPPIYLRKLRALCDACQVHYIADEIAVGFGRTGRMFANQHAGVAPDFLCLSKGITGGYMPLSVVLTRDDIYAAFYDDYATLKAFLHSHSYTGNALACALAVEVLNIFEQENILEFLKPKMALLDAFASKFEGLPEVGEFRRCGMVAAVELVRDKRSREPFPWQQRRGYRVYRKALQDGALLRPLGNVVYFMPPLTIDEAVLEELLEIAYRAIEGSRGRAEG; encoded by the coding sequence ATGACCAAAGGTGAATTGTTGCGACTGGATCGCCGGCATGTATGGCATCCCTGCACCCAGGAAAAAGATCACGAACTGCTGCCGCCGATTCCCATCGAGCGCGGGGACGGGGTGTATCTCATCGACCTGGATGGGAGGCGCTATATCGATGGCGTGTCCTCCTGGTGGGTCAACCTGTTTGGCCACAATCATCCGCGCCTCAATCGTGCCCTGCAGGAGCAGGCCGGCAAGATCGCTCATCATATTTTTGCCGGATTTACCCACCAGCCCGCCGTGGAACTGGCCAGCCGGTTGTGTGCCTTGGCCCCGGAGGGACTCAACAGGGTCTTTTTCGCCGATAATGGTTCGGCGGCGGTCGAGGTGGCGCTGAAAATGAGTTTTCAGTTCTGGCAGCAGAGCGGTCGCGCCGAAAAGGTCCGTTTCGTTTCGATCCACGAGGCGTATCACGGGGAAACCGTAGGCGCGCTGTCCGTCGGAGGCTGCGATCTGTATCGGGAAATCTACCGGCCGATCCTGCTTGATACCTTCCAGGCGCAGGGTCCGGACTGTTTCCGCTGTCCCTACGGCAAGCATCGCGATCATTGCGAAGCCGAATGCTTCGAGCATCTTGAACGTCTGGTGACCGAACGGCGGCATGAGATCGCCGCCGTTATCATCGAGCCGCTCATTCAGGGGGCCGCCGGCATGCGGATCTATCCGCCAATATATCTGCGCAAACTGCGTGCTCTCTGCGATGCTTGCCAGGTGCATTACATCGCCGACGAAATCGCCGTCGGCTTCGGCCGTACCGGGCGTATGTTCGCCAATCAACATGCCGGTGTGGCACCGGATTTTCTGTGCCTTTCCAAAGGCATCACCGGCGGTTATATGCCGCTTTCCGTCGTGTTGACCCGGGACGATATCTACGCGGCGTTTTACGATGACTACGCGACCCTCAAGGCGTTTCTGCATTCCCATTCATACACCGGCAACGCCCTCGCCTGTGCCCTGGCCGTGGAGGTTCTGAACATCTTCGAGCAGGAAAATATTCTGGAGTTCCTGAAGCCGAAGATGGCGCTGCTCGATGCCTTTGCCTCGAAGTTCGAAGGCTTGCCGGAGGTCGGGGAGTTCCGGCGGTGCGGCATGGTTGCCGCCGTGGAGCTGGTGAGGGACAAGCGTTCCAGGGAACCGTTTCCATGGCAACAGCGCCGGGGCTACCGGGTTTACCGGAAAGCCCTGCAAGACGGCGCCCTGTTGCGGCCTTTGGGCAATGTGGTGTATTTTATGCCGCCCCTGACGATCGACGAGGCAGTGCTTGAGGAATTGCTGGAGATTGCTTATCGTGCCATTGAGGGGAGTAGGGGGAGGGCTGAAGGCTGA
- a CDS encoding isochorismatase family protein, with translation MQKAEENLVGGDGLLVIDIQRDFCPGGALPIAGGDLVVPVINGWIAAAVRNKVPIYYSRDWHPRGHPSFKKNGGDWPEHCVQDTPGAAFHPALDLVPDPVVISKGSRFDQNQLSVFNRTGFADKLRLDGVKRLWLAGLALDVCVLETALDGVRAGFKVAVVVEGCRPVTGEGGRQALDAMRRAGVYLTTDN, from the coding sequence ATGCAGAAAGCCGAGGAAAACCTTGTTGGTGGTGACGGTCTGCTGGTGATCGATATTCAGCGGGATTTTTGTCCCGGCGGGGCGTTGCCGATTGCCGGGGGCGACCTGGTTGTGCCGGTGATCAACGGCTGGATCGCGGCCGCTGTGCGTAACAAGGTGCCGATCTACTATTCGCGGGACTGGCATCCGCGCGGCCATCCCAGTTTCAAAAAAAACGGCGGCGACTGGCCCGAACATTGCGTGCAGGATACGCCGGGCGCCGCGTTTCATCCCGCGCTCGATCTGGTGCCGGATCCGGTGGTCATTTCCAAAGGGTCGCGTTTTGACCAGAACCAGCTTTCGGTTTTCAACCGCACCGGGTTTGCCGACAAGTTGCGCCTGGACGGCGTCAAACGGCTCTGGCTGGCCGGGCTCGCCCTCGATGTGTGCGTCCTGGAGACCGCCCTGGATGGCGTGCGCGCCGGTTTCAAGGTTGCCGTGGTGGTGGAGGGCTGTCGTCCGGTGACCGGGGAAGGCGGCAGGCAGGCGCTCGACGCCATGCGTCGCGCCGGCGTGTATCTGACAACGGACAACTGA
- a CDS encoding glycosyltransferase, giving the protein MAWGGVAALLIWIGLWRWHAGFWRIAPVLPEAHRADVWPAVDVIIPARNEADILPSSLPTILRQEYAGVLRVFLVDDHSDDGTADVAARLAAKCEHGDRLTVVCAADRPQGWTGKLWALWQGMQACGHSPAPLLLFTDADIAHAPSSLSRLVAQSTRGDYDLVSLMARLQASGFWSRLLVPAFVYFFAMLYPFRRVCDPRSKVAGAAGGCVLLRRQVLEEAGGLPAIAGALIDDCSLGRLIKQRGRPGGGRIWLGFTREVVSTRPCGDLGTVWRMVVRTAFVQLRHSWLLLGGTVGAMLLVFLWGPLCLLLAGPKLLLYRATPAGLTAGACGLASWLLMARTFRPMTRWYDQPWGIALLLPLAAAVYTLMTIHSALCYLRGAGGAWKGRTYGAPAHHR; this is encoded by the coding sequence ATGGCATGGGGTGGCGTTGCGGCGCTGCTGATATGGATTGGTTTGTGGCGGTGGCATGCCGGTTTCTGGCGCATCGCGCCGGTGCTGCCCGAGGCGCATCGGGCCGATGTTTGGCCGGCGGTGGATGTCATCATTCCCGCACGCAACGAAGCGGATATCCTGCCTTCCTCCCTGCCGACGATTCTGCGGCAGGAGTATGCCGGTGTGCTGCGGGTGTTTCTGGTGGACGACCACAGCGACGACGGTACCGCCGATGTGGCCGCAAGGCTGGCTGCCAAGTGCGAGCATGGCGATCGGCTGACCGTGGTGTGCGCCGCCGACCGGCCGCAAGGCTGGACCGGCAAGCTCTGGGCCTTGTGGCAGGGGATGCAGGCCTGCGGCCACAGCCCGGCGCCGCTGCTGCTGTTTACCGATGCCGATATCGCCCATGCGCCATCGAGCCTGTCCAGGCTGGTGGCCCAATCCACCCGGGGCGATTACGATCTGGTGTCGCTGATGGCCCGGCTGCAGGCCAGCGGTTTCTGGAGCCGCCTGCTGGTGCCGGCGTTCGTGTATTTCTTCGCCATGCTTTACCCTTTTCGACGGGTATGCGATCCGCGCAGCAAAGTTGCCGGCGCCGCGGGTGGGTGCGTGCTGCTGCGCCGCCAGGTTCTGGAGGAAGCCGGCGGTCTGCCCGCCATCGCCGGCGCCCTGATCGACGATTGTTCCCTCGGGCGGCTCATCAAGCAGCGCGGGCGCCCTGGTGGCGGCCGCATCTGGCTCGGTTTTACCCGGGAGGTGGTCAGCACCCGTCCCTGCGGGGATCTTGGTACGGTCTGGCGCATGGTTGTGCGCACCGCCTTCGTGCAGTTGCGCCATTCCTGGCTGCTGCTGGGAGGCACCGTCGGTGCAATGCTGCTGGTATTTCTCTGGGGGCCGCTGTGCCTGCTGCTGGCTGGCCCAAAGCTGCTTCTGTATCGCGCTACGCCGGCCGGTTTGACGGCCGGAGCCTGCGGGTTGGCAAGCTGGCTGCTGATGGCGCGCACGTTTCGTCCCATGACCCGCTGGTACGATCAGCCATGGGGCATCGCCTTGCTGCTGCCGCTGGCTGCCGCCGTCTACACGCTGATGACCATCCATTCCGCCTTGTGCTATCTGCGCGGCGCCGGTGGGGCATGGAAAGGCCGCACCTATGGGGCTCCCGCCCACCATCGTTGA
- a CDS encoding polysaccharide biosynthesis/export family protein, whose amino-acid sequence MNRNACWKSCIGLLSSLLALAGCTSLTDLDPGTVKQIYGERYSAVVEREAVEVGLGQDAVQPEKEYLVGANDILYVNVKGHPELSSPGIMVGGTNKVSGSRVDGLGRVHLPIAGSVAVAGMTIEQVTTHIQNVFRTYLQDPWVVVEISEYRSKPLYLLGQFNAPGTYYMDRAYSLMEGLALGNGLKDIANLRAARIIRNGKTIPVDIYRLLQEGDQSQNTWLTANDVIFVPDDKNQNVFVFGAVKKAGPVVMPNGRLTLAQALASADLNEGSARPTHVRIIRSLSPTRGELLVLDLAQILRGEALPFPLSEGDVVYVPRNGVGSWNLAIQEILPSLQAISSLLQPFVQIKVLTD is encoded by the coding sequence ATGAACCGAAACGCCTGTTGGAAATCCTGCATCGGTTTGCTGTCAAGCCTGTTGGCGCTGGCCGGTTGTACATCGCTGACCGATCTCGACCCCGGAACCGTCAAGCAGATCTACGGCGAGCGTTATTCCGCCGTCGTCGAACGGGAGGCCGTCGAGGTCGGCCTGGGGCAGGATGCGGTTCAGCCCGAAAAGGAATACCTGGTCGGCGCTAACGATATCCTGTACGTGAATGTCAAGGGGCATCCGGAGCTGAGCAGCCCCGGCATCATGGTCGGGGGCACCAACAAGGTTTCCGGCAGCCGCGTCGACGGGCTGGGCCGGGTGCACCTGCCCATCGCCGGCAGTGTCGCCGTGGCGGGCATGACCATCGAACAGGTCACCACGCACATCCAGAACGTGTTCCGCACCTATCTCCAGGATCCCTGGGTGGTGGTGGAGATTTCCGAATACCGCAGCAAGCCCCTTTACCTGCTGGGGCAGTTCAACGCTCCGGGCACCTACTACATGGACCGTGCCTACTCCCTGATGGAGGGGCTGGCCCTCGGCAACGGGCTCAAGGATATCGCCAATCTGCGTGCCGCGCGCATCATCCGCAACGGCAAAACCATCCCCGTCGATATTTACCGGCTGCTGCAGGAAGGCGATCAGTCGCAGAATACCTGGCTGACCGCCAACGATGTCATCTTCGTGCCCGACGACAAGAATCAGAACGTTTTCGTATTCGGCGCCGTCAAAAAGGCCGGGCCCGTTGTCATGCCCAACGGCCGGCTGACCCTGGCCCAGGCCCTTGCCAGCGCCGACCTGAACGAAGGCAGCGCCCGTCCCACCCACGTGCGCATCATTCGTTCCCTGTCGCCGACCCGGGGCGAACTGCTGGTGCTCGATCTCGCGCAGATTCTGCGCGGCGAGGCACTGCCGTTTCCTCTGAGCGAAGGGGATGTTGTCTATGTGCCGCGCAATGGCGTGGGCTCCTGGAACCTGGCCATCCAGGAGATCCTGCCGTCGCTGCAGGCGATCAGTTCGCTGCTGCAGCCCTTCGTGCAGATCAAGGTTCTCACCGACTGA
- a CDS encoding polysaccharide biosynthesis tyrosine autokinase has protein sequence MFLSPGHGKRAVSGDSERIHNQDVTMENPNPYNGYTYIDEEEVHLQDYINVLFRRRKSVVFAFCAIFLSVALYTFLVSPLFEAKATLHVRDEKVNGNGLLDDLGLSRENPIETEVEILRSRTNIEEVVKRLHLDWQIDKQSDEMDFAVREFASTAENPHYVVRLLDAGRYRVADADGNAVGIGQAGHLFSAGGLRLLIDNLRGHEGQEFELSLRPFNQVVLGLREAIKASEVGKGTNIIQVSYRHTDPELASEVVNALSSVYLERNILLKSEEANKSVEFIDKQLQSVRENLDTAEEQLAAYKSTSGVVEMGTEATSLIGLLTGQEKELASVELLRRQAQFAVASLKTAMAQKKSYVPAVLMDDPVVSSMAEKLATLEVEKRRLLVDLTEMHPDVRAVQGQIMQIQDKLLSTYQQLLSGLSKQSDTVRGDLQRYEARVRQLPAAERDLARLTRRSTVNAEIYTFLLQKHEEARLARAATIGNVNIIDPAIVPDRPVKPQKAKNLLLGLIVGCMAGIGLAFLLEYLDDSIKDGELAKREVGVPLLSVIPYIGLDRKGKDRQALVDGNSSRRVLIAQFKPKSAAAEAFRSLRTSLHFSSLGRDKKVLLVTSAFPSEGKTTISGNLAVTLAQTGNRVLLVGCDLRKPTLQEMFGDHHAVGLTEVLVGDAKVEEAIKPTGLFQLDFLPSGAVPPNPAELLESQRMKNLVRELRDQYDVILLDAPPVLAVTDATILTSLAEQVVWVLQVGGVSIKAARRVKEIMDNIKAPLIGFVLNDKNQEGQGYYGGYSRYGSYGRYGYGYGYGYGYYQQDKMTAKPGVVGRLLGRWTGKEG, from the coding sequence ATGTTTCTGTCGCCGGGGCACGGCAAGCGTGCCGTGTCCGGGGACAGCGAACGGATTCATAACCAGGATGTGACGATGGAAAACCCGAACCCGTACAATGGCTATACCTATATCGATGAAGAAGAAGTTCATCTGCAGGACTACATCAACGTTCTGTTCCGGCGGCGCAAATCGGTTGTTTTCGCCTTCTGCGCGATTTTCCTTTCGGTGGCGCTCTACACCTTTCTCGTCAGTCCCCTGTTCGAGGCCAAAGCCACCCTGCATGTGCGTGACGAAAAGGTCAACGGCAACGGATTGCTCGACGATCTGGGGCTGAGCCGCGAAAACCCCATCGAGACCGAGGTCGAGATTCTGCGCTCGCGCACCAACATCGAAGAAGTGGTCAAACGCCTGCATCTCGACTGGCAGATCGACAAACAGTCCGACGAGATGGATTTTGCGGTGCGCGAATTCGCCTCCACGGCGGAAAACCCCCATTACGTGGTGCGCCTGCTGGACGCCGGCCGCTATCGGGTGGCCGACGCCGATGGCAATGCGGTCGGGATTGGACAGGCCGGGCATCTGTTTTCGGCGGGCGGCTTGCGTCTGCTGATCGACAACCTGCGCGGTCACGAGGGGCAGGAATTCGAATTGAGCCTGCGGCCCTTCAACCAGGTGGTGCTGGGGTTGCGGGAGGCTATCAAGGCCTCCGAGGTTGGCAAGGGGACCAATATCATCCAGGTGAGCTACCGGCACACGGATCCCGAACTGGCCAGCGAGGTGGTGAATGCCCTGTCCAGCGTCTACCTTGAGCGCAATATCCTGCTCAAATCCGAGGAAGCCAACAAATCGGTCGAGTTCATCGACAAACAGCTGCAATCGGTACGGGAAAACCTGGACACCGCCGAGGAGCAGCTGGCCGCGTACAAAAGCACCTCCGGCGTGGTGGAGATGGGCACCGAGGCCACCAGCCTGATCGGCCTGCTCACCGGCCAGGAAAAAGAGCTGGCCAGCGTCGAGCTGCTGCGCCGTCAGGCCCAGTTTGCGGTGGCTTCCCTGAAAACCGCCATGGCGCAGAAAAAGAGCTATGTCCCCGCCGTGCTGATGGACGACCCGGTGGTTTCGTCCATGGCGGAAAAACTGGCGACCCTCGAAGTGGAGAAGCGCCGCCTGCTGGTCGATCTGACCGAGATGCATCCCGATGTCCGAGCCGTGCAGGGACAGATCATGCAGATCCAGGACAAGCTGCTGTCCACCTACCAGCAGCTGCTGTCCGGCCTGAGCAAGCAGTCCGATACGGTGCGCGGCGATCTGCAGCGCTACGAAGCCCGCGTGCGGCAGCTGCCCGCCGCCGAACGGGACCTGGCGCGCTTGACGCGCCGCTCCACCGTCAATGCCGAGATCTACACCTTCTTGCTGCAGAAGCACGAAGAGGCGCGCCTGGCGCGGGCCGCGACCATCGGCAACGTCAATATCATCGATCCGGCCATCGTCCCCGACAGGCCGGTCAAACCGCAGAAAGCCAAAAATCTGCTGCTGGGGCTGATCGTCGGCTGCATGGCCGGTATCGGACTGGCTTTCCTGCTCGAATACCTGGACGACTCCATCAAGGACGGCGAACTCGCCAAGCGCGAAGTCGGCGTGCCGCTGCTGTCCGTCATCCCCTATATTGGTCTCGACCGCAAGGGCAAGGACCGCCAGGCCCTGGTTGATGGTAACAGCAGCCGGCGCGTGCTGATTGCCCAGTTCAAGCCGAAATCCGCCGCCGCCGAAGCTTTCCGCAGCCTGCGTACCTCCCTGCATTTTTCCTCCTTGGGACGCGATAAAAAGGTGCTGCTGGTGACCAGCGCCTTCCCCTCGGAAGGCAAGACCACCATCTCCGGCAATCTCGCCGTGACCCTCGCCCAGACCGGCAACCGGGTGTTGCTGGTAGGGTGCGATCTGCGCAAGCCGACGTTGCAGGAGATGTTCGGCGATCATCACGCCGTCGGCCTGACCGAGGTGCTGGTCGGCGACGCCAAAGTCGAAGAAGCGATCAAACCGACCGGCCTGTTCCAGCTGGATTTCCTGCCGTCCGGGGCGGTGCCTCCCAACCCGGCGGAGTTGCTGGAATCGCAGCGCATGAAAAATCTGGTCCGCGAGCTTCGCGATCAATACGATGTCATTCTGCTGGACGCTCCTCCGGTGCTGGCCGTCACCGACGCCACCATCCTCACCTCCCTGGCGGAGCAGGTGGTGTGGGTGCTGCAGGTCGGCGGCGTCTCCATCAAGGCCGCCCGCCGGGTCAAGGAAATCATGGACAACATCAAGGCGCCGCTGATCGGGTTTGTCCTCAACGACAAGAACCAGGAAGGGCAGGGCTATTACGGCGGCTACAGCCGCTATGGCAGCTATGGCCGCTACGGTTATGGGTACGGGTATGGCTATGGCTATTACCAGCAGGACAAGATGACCGCCAAGCCCGGTGTCGTGGGGAGGTTGCTGGGGCGCTGGACGGGTAAGGAGGGGTGA
- a CDS encoding tyrosine-protein phosphatase, translating to MIDWHCHLLPGLDDGSRNLDESLAMGRLLAEAGFTDIYCTPHCLHGAYDNTPRGVRHATSGLQQAFLEHGIPLTLHPGMEYYLDEIMLANLDALQPLGDTRLVLVEAAQQASPEFVKQALFQLLRRKWVPVMAHPERFPLFERSPARETPCGWLRRLWPLRKMSSLPVVPQTEPLTQTLANMGCLFQGNISSFAGWYGPDVTEQARLHLAGGLYDYFGTDAHNPKGLKKTLAAGLDAIAALQAENCRGDGILAKG from the coding sequence ATGATTGACTGGCATTGCCATCTGCTGCCAGGCCTGGACGACGGCTCCAGAAATCTTGACGAGTCGCTTGCCATGGGGCGGTTGCTGGCCGAAGCGGGATTCACCGATATCTACTGCACACCCCATTGCCTGCACGGTGCCTACGATAATACGCCGCGCGGCGTGCGGCACGCCACCAGCGGTCTGCAGCAGGCTTTTCTGGAGCATGGCATCCCTCTGACCCTCCATCCCGGCATGGAGTATTATCTCGATGAAATCATGCTGGCCAATCTGGACGCCCTGCAGCCTCTCGGCGACACCCGGCTGGTACTGGTCGAAGCCGCCCAGCAGGCCTCCCCGGAATTCGTCAAGCAGGCTCTTTTCCAGCTTTTGAGACGCAAATGGGTGCCGGTCATGGCCCACCCCGAAAGATTTCCCCTGTTTGAAAGATCCCCCGCCCGTGAAACCCCCTGCGGCTGGCTGCGACGGCTCTGGCCCTTGCGCAAGATGTCTTCACTACCGGTTGTGCCGCAAACCGAACCCCTCACGCAGACCCTGGCAAACATGGGGTGCCTGTTTCAGGGCAATATCTCCAGCTTTGCCGGTTGGTACGGTCCCGATGTCACGGAGCAGGCCCGTCTGCACCTTGCCGGCGGCTTGTACGATTATTTCGGCACCGATGCCCACAACCCCAAGGGGCTGAAAAAAACCCTTGCCGCCGGACTGGATGCCATCGCCGCCCTGCAGGCTGAAAATTGCCGGGGCGATGGTATTCTGGCAAAAGGCTAG
- a CDS encoding UDP-glucose dehydrogenase family protein → MNLTVIGTGYVGLVTGTCFAEMGNTVTCVDTDPAKVAQLGQGQIPIFEPGLDAMVKNNSKDGRLRFTTSLAEAMADSQIYFIAVGTPSNGDGSADLRQVLAVAREIGRHLNAYGVVVDKSTVPVGTAEKVREAIQGELQSRGVNIDFDVVSNPEFLKEGAAIDDFMRPDRIIVGSDSDRAREIMRQLYAPFNMNRDRTLYMGVRDAEMTKYAANAMLATKISFINEIAGLCDRLDVDVENVRLGIGSDARIGYSFIYPGCGYGGSCFPKDVKAIIHLAESCRFEPRLLRSVEERNQAQRRVLCQKVRERFGDDLSGLTFGVWGLAFKPGTDDLREAPAVVLLHELIGAGAKVRAYDPVAMDAARRQLPAAWFDNGDLVLCEHQYHALQDVDAMILVTEWKPFRTPDFHAMRKLMKQPVIFDGRNQYEPQTVKQAGFEYQGIGRKS, encoded by the coding sequence ATGAACCTGACCGTCATCGGAACCGGCTATGTCGGACTTGTTACCGGCACCTGCTTTGCGGAAATGGGCAACACCGTCACCTGCGTCGACACCGACCCCGCCAAGGTCGCCCAGCTCGGGCAGGGCCAGATTCCGATATTCGAGCCGGGCCTGGACGCGATGGTGAAAAACAACAGCAAGGACGGCCGCCTGCGTTTTACCACCTCGCTGGCCGAAGCCATGGCCGACTCGCAGATCTATTTCATCGCGGTGGGCACGCCCTCCAATGGCGATGGCAGCGCCGATCTTCGGCAGGTGCTCGCCGTGGCGCGGGAAATCGGCCGCCATCTGAACGCCTATGGCGTGGTGGTGGACAAGTCGACGGTGCCGGTGGGCACAGCAGAGAAGGTGCGCGAGGCCATTCAGGGTGAATTGCAAAGCCGCGGCGTGAACATCGATTTCGATGTGGTCAGCAACCCCGAATTTCTCAAGGAGGGCGCCGCCATCGACGACTTCATGCGGCCCGATCGCATTATCGTCGGCAGCGACAGCGACCGTGCCCGGGAGATCATGCGGCAGCTCTACGCGCCCTTCAACATGAATCGCGACCGTACCCTGTACATGGGGGTGCGCGATGCGGAGATGACCAAGTATGCCGCCAATGCCATGCTCGCCACCAAGATCTCCTTCATCAACGAGATTGCCGGGTTGTGCGATCGGCTCGACGTCGATGTGGAGAATGTGCGCCTCGGCATCGGCTCCGACGCGCGTATCGGTTACTCCTTTATCTATCCCGGCTGCGGCTACGGCGGCTCCTGCTTTCCCAAGGACGTCAAGGCCATCATCCACCTGGCTGAAAGCTGCCGCTTCGAGCCCAGGCTGCTGCGCTCCGTCGAGGAGCGCAACCAGGCGCAGCGCCGGGTTCTGTGCCAGAAAGTCCGCGAACGCTTCGGCGACGATCTCAGCGGCTTGACCTTCGGTGTCTGGGGACTGGCCTTCAAGCCCGGCACCGACGACCTGCGCGAAGCGCCGGCGGTGGTGCTGCTGCACGAACTGATCGGCGCCGGCGCCAAAGTTCGCGCCTACGATCCGGTCGCCATGGACGCCGCCCGCCGCCAGCTGCCGGCGGCCTGGTTCGACAACGGCGATCTGGTACTCTGCGAGCACCAGTACCATGCCTTGCAGGACGTCGATGCCATGATCCTGGTCACCGAGTGGAAACCCTTCCGCACCCCCGATTTCCACGCCATGCGCAAGTTGATGAAACAGCCGGTCATCTTCGACGGTCGCAACCAGTATGAACCGCAAACTGTCAAACAAGCCGGATTCGAGTATCAAGGCATTGGGCGTAAAAGCTGA
- a CDS encoding GxxExxY protein: MQYDDITKLILQACFEVSNELGSGFLESVYEKSLLVALEDLGLNARAQVPIKVNFRNRVVGDYFADIMVNNQVLIELKAVKKLAPEHVAQVLNYLKASKIEAGLLVNFGNPRLEYRRFNNYSSPI, from the coding sequence TTGCAATACGATGACATAACCAAACTGATATTGCAGGCTTGTTTTGAAGTTAGTAACGAGTTGGGTAGTGGCTTTCTTGAGTCTGTTTATGAAAAATCACTTCTTGTAGCATTAGAGGATCTTGGCTTGAATGCCCGAGCACAGGTCCCAATTAAAGTAAATTTTCGAAATAGGGTAGTTGGCGATTATTTTGCTGATATCATGGTGAATAATCAGGTGCTTATTGAATTAAAAGCAGTGAAAAAATTGGCACCTGAACATGTCGCACAGGTTTTGAATTATCTCAAGGCATCCAAAATCGAAGCCGGACTCTTGGTAAATTTCGGTAATCCTCGATTGGAATATAGGCGTTTTAATAATTACTCAAGTCCGATATAG